The genomic stretch GAAGGCCACGTGGTTCACACTTGGCCGGTCGGTACCAACCCGCACCTGTTGGATAATGGCAATGTCCTTGATGCCTCGGCGGATGACCCGAGCGGGTTCGGCGGATTCAAGGAAGTCAGCTGGTCGGGTTCCAACGTCTGGTCCTATACGGAAAGCCGCTCCACTTACGTACCCCATCATGATTTCGTGCGCATCTTCAACCCGAAGCTCAATGCGTATACGACCCTCTACATTGCCAATAAGACCATTTCCTACAACGAGTGCATCGCGGCCGGGTGCGCCACCAATGTCAATGCCCCTTATACCAACGCGCAGATGGATACGATTGTCGAGGTCGACATGAGCAGCAACATTGTCTGGGAATGGGGCTTCTACGACCATCTGGCCCAGAACCTTTACCCTGCCAAATCCAACTACGTCGCCTCCCTCGCCAGTGCGCCCGGACGCCTCAACGTCAACCTGCCGGGCCGTCCCGTCCAGCGTGACTGGCTCCATTGCAACTCCATGGACTACAACCAGTCCCTGGATCAGATTGTCATCAATTCGGTAGGCGGCGAATTCTACGTCATCGACCATGGCAAAACCTTTGTCAGCAACAATCCCGCGGCCAGCATCGCGCTGGCGGCCAGCACCAACGGCGACTTCATCTACCGGTTCGGCGATCCTGCCCGATACAACCAGGGCAACTTCCCCTCCCTTTTAACCAATTGGACTGAATCCTCTTCCGGTAATAAACAAATCGGCGGTGCCCACCATGTCAGCTGGATCCCCACTAACTTCCCGGGCGCCGGGAACCTGTTGATATTCAATAATTCCCAGAACCTGTTTGAGCATACGCAGCAGTCCTATGTCCTCGAGATCAATCCCTATCTGAACGCCAGTTCCAATAATGTCGGTACCTACGTCAATCCCCCGGATGCCGGCTATTTTACCTGGCAGCCGAACCGTCGCACTGACAAGGCCCCCCGGCTCTTGTCCAGTCAGATTGTTTGGTTCTACCATTCAAAGGCCGTCCACGGCATGTTCAGCCACATTGGCAGCAGCGCCCAGCGCCTGGCCAACAGCAATACGCTGGTGTGCGCCGACACCGAGGGACATATCATTGAAGTTACCCCCGCTGGCGAGCCTGTGTGGGAATTCATCAATCCGGTCAGTTCGGACGGCATCCTGAAATTCAAGCGCGATACCTGGCCCATGGGGAACTCCATCTTCCGGGCCTTCCGCTACACCACTAACGATCCGCCTCTTGCGGGCCGCACCTTAATTCCCGGCAGCACCATTACAGGAAGGACACCCTCTTATGTCACGCCATGAAATCAAATCAATAGCCCTTCGGAAATCCGGCGTTTTCCTGCTTCTCGCCTGCCTCACTCTCCCTGTCAGTGCGTACGAGCGCCTGCAAGGTCCCACCCAGCTGCTTTACTGGGATAAAACCCAAACCAGTGATGGCTACACGCTATTTGGCGCCCAGGGAGTCAGCTATCTCCTCGACATGGAAGGCTATGTCGTCCACACCTGGCCGCTCGGGATCAATCCCCGCCTGCTGGATACCGGGAACCTGCTGGATGCCGGTAATGGTGATATCGATGGCTTCACGACCCTGAAGGAGTTGGACTGGACCGGTAGCAATGTGTGGTTCTACACGGAAACCCGGACTAACTATTTCCCGCACCAGGATTTCCTGAGAATCTACAACAAGAAGCTCGGGACTAATACCACCCTCTATATTGCCAACAAAACCATCACCTCTAACCAATGCATCGCGGCTGGTTGCAATCCTGCGAATGGCGCTTATTCCGATGTTACCGTAGATGCCATTGTCGAAGTCAATCCGGCCGGGACTGTTGTCTGGGAGTGGTTCTTTTTTGATCACGGGGTTCAGGATTTCAGCGCCTCAAAATCCAATTATGTAACATCGGTCTCCAATGCGCCCGGAAAGATCAACCTGAATCTGGCAGGGCGCCCCCTGACCAACGACTGGCTGCACTGCACCTCGCTCGACTACAACACCAATCTGGATCAAATCGTCATCTCCGCCGAGGGGGGTGAATTCTACGTTATCGACCACGGCAATACGTTCGTCAGCAACAATCCGGCGGGCAGTATCGCGCTGGCGGCCGGCACGGCCGGTGACTTCATCTACCGGTTTGGGGATCCAGCCCGCTACGGCCAGGGGAGTGCCCCCTCGATCCAGTTGAACTGGACCACCTCGATCACCGGCAACAAGCAGATCGGTGGGGTCAGCCAGGCCAACTGGATTCCACCCGGGGTGCCGGGGGCCGGTCATTTTCTTGTCTTCAACAATGGACAGGACTTGTTTGAGACCACCCCGCAATCCTATCTCTTCGAAATCAATGGCTACCTGAATGCGAGTACCAACGACACCGGTTCTTATGTGAATCCGCCCGCTGCCGGCTATAACATCTGGTCGGCCCCGGGCCACGATACCGACAAACAGAAAAAAAACATCTCACGCCAGGTCACGGCCATAACCTATTCAATGGCGAATCAGGCCTTTTTCAGCCCTATCGGCGGTAGTGCGCAACGCCTTTCAAACTCCAACACACTCGTTTGCTCCTCCAGCGAGGGCCATCTCTTCGAAATCACCCCATCCGGATCCGTCGTCTGGGAATATATCAACCCGGTAACAACCAACGGCATCATTGCCTATAAGCGGGATGACTGGCCCCTCGCAAACCCGGTTTGGCGCGCGACCCGCTACAGCTCGACTCACCCAGCTCTGTCAGGCCGCACCCTTGTCGGCACGAACACCATCACCGGCGGGGCGGCGTTTTATATTTCCACACCCACCATCAACCATATCACCGTGTCCCCGGCTGTCCCTGCCGCGACTAACACCGTTTGGGTCACGGCCAGCGTCTCCACCAATAGCCCCCTTGCGGCGGTATCCCTCATCACCATCATCGGCAGCACCACCAATACCATTCC from bacterium encodes the following:
- a CDS encoding aryl-sulfate sulfotransferase, which produces MKTALISYMFLVTVAFGYEAFQGPTELLYWDKTQTADGYTFFGVRGISYLVDMEGHVVHTWPVGTNPHLLDNGNVLDASADDPSGFGGFKEVSWSGSNVWSYTESRSTYVPHHDFVRIFNPKLNAYTTLYIANKTISYNECIAAGCATNVNAPYTNAQMDTIVEVDMSSNIVWEWGFYDHLAQNLYPAKSNYVASLASAPGRLNVNLPGRPVQRDWLHCNSMDYNQSLDQIVINSVGGEFYVIDHGKTFVSNNPAASIALAASTNGDFIYRFGDPARYNQGNFPSLLTNWTESSSGNKQIGGAHHVSWIPTNFPGAGNLLIFNNSQNLFEHTQQSYVLEINPYLNASSNNVGTYVNPPDAGYFTWQPNRRTDKAPRLLSSQIVWFYHSKAVHGMFSHIGSSAQRLANSNTLVCADTEGHIIEVTPAGEPVWEFINPVSSDGILKFKRDTWPMGNSIFRAFRYTTNDPPLAGRTLIPGSTITGRTPSYVTP